In one Suricata suricatta isolate VVHF042 chromosome 9, meerkat_22Aug2017_6uvM2_HiC, whole genome shotgun sequence genomic region, the following are encoded:
- the LOC115301486 gene encoding olfactory receptor 11H6-like, protein MRISEAKNISGSVREFILLGFPCRREIQILLFVIFSLIYLLTLMGNTSIICAVWSSRKLHTPMYILLANFSFLEICYVSSDVPKMLANIVSQTKSISYAGCLLQFYFFFSMCAAEGYFLSAMSFDRFLAICRPLHYPTIMTYHLCARLVVFCWLSGFLSILMPAVLMSRVPFCGPNIIDHFFCDLGPLLALSCVPVPKTTLTCATVSSLIIFITFLYILGSYTLVLRAVLRVPAGSGRNKAFSTCASHFLVVSLFYGSVMVMYVSPGSRSHPGTQKFVTLFYCMVTPFFNPLIYSLRNKDMKDALKKVLGAPSKEISKNKEK, encoded by the coding sequence ATGAGGATCTCAGAAGCCAAAAATATCTCTGGGTCTGTGCGTGAGTTCATCCTCCTGGGCTTCCCATGCCGCAGAGAGATCCAGATCCTCCTCTTTGTCATCTTCTCCCTCATCTACCTTCTGACTCTCATGGGGAACACATCCATCATCTGTGCCGTGTGGTCAAGCCGGAAactccacacacccatgtacaTCCTCCTGGCCAACTTCTCTTTCCTGGAGATCTGCTATGTCAGTTCTGATGTACCCAAAATGTTGGCCAACATCGTCTCCCAGACCAAGAGCATCTCTTATGCTGGCTGTCTGCTCcagttctactttttcttttctatgtgtgCTGCTGAAGGCTACTTTCTGTCTGCGATGTCCTTTGATCGGTTCCTTGCTATCTGTCGACCTCTACATTACCCCACCATCATGACTTACCATCTATGTGCCCGATTAGTGGTTTTCTGCTGGCTAAGTGGCTTTCTATCCATACTGATGCCTGCAGTCCTTATGTCCCGGGTGCCCTTCTGTGGCCCTAACATCATTGACCATTTTTTCTGTGACCTGGGACCATTACTGGCTCTGTCCTGTGTTCCAGTCCCCAAAACTACTCTAACTTGTGCTACTGTAAGTTCTCTTATCATCTTTATCACCTTCCTCTACATTCTTGGGTCCTATACCTTAGTTTTGCGGGCTGTACTTCGGGTCCCAGCTGGCTCAGGTAGGAACAAAGCTTTTTCTACATGTGCCTCACATTTCTTGGTGGTTTCCCTGTTCTATGGCTCAGTCATGGTGATGTATGTGAGTCCAGGCTCCAGGAGCCATCCTGGGACACAGAAATTTGTGACCCTATTTTACTGCATGGTAACCCCATTCTTTAATCCTCTGATTTACAGCCTTCGGAACAAAGATATGAAAGACGCACTCAAGAAAGTCCTGGGAGCACCatcaaaagaaatttctaaaaataaagagaaatga
- the LOC115302253 gene encoding olfactory receptor 11G2-like, translating to MRNVETTNISGSVSEFILLGFPCHREIQILLFVIFSLIYLLTLMGNTSIICAVWSSRKLHTPMYILLANFSFLEICYVSSDVPKMLANIVSQTKSISYAGCLLQFYFFFSMCATEGLFLSVMSFDRFLAICRPLHYPTIMTHRLCTQLVVLCWVGGFLWLLTPLTLISQVPFCGPNTIDHFLCDLAPLLALSCAPVSEITLICGIISSLIIFLTFLYILSTYFCVLSVVLQVPPGSGRHKAFSTCASHLAVVCLFYGSVMVMYISPGSGDYPGMQKFVTLFYALATPFFNPLIYNFRNKDMKEALKRILNVLLWEISKGFKS from the coding sequence ATGAGGAATGTGGAGACTACTAATATCTCTGGCTCTGTGAGTGAATTCATCCTCTTGGGCTTCCCATGCCACAGGGAGATCCAGATCCTCCTCTTTGTCATCTTCTCCCTCATCTACCTTCTGACTCTCATGGGGAACACATCCATCATCTGTGCCGTGTGGTCAAGCCGGAAactccacacacccatgtacaTCCTCCTGGCCAACTTCTCTTTCCTGGAGATCTGCTATGTCAGTTCTGATGTACCCAAAATGTTGGCCAACATCGTCTCCCAGACCAAGAGCATCTCCTATGCTGGCTGCCTGCTCCAGTTCTACTTCTTCTTCTCCATGTGTGCCACTGAGGGCTTATTTCTGTCAGTGATGTCTTTTGATCgatttcttgccatttgcagaCCTTTGCACTATCCCACCATAATGACCCACCGCCTATGCACTCAGTTAGTGGTCCTCTGTTGGGTAGGGGGCTTTCTCTGGTTACTGACTCCTTTGACTCTAATATCTCAAGTGCCTTTCTGTGGTCCAAACACCATTGACCATTTTCTCTGTGATCTTGCACCTTTGTTGGCCTTGTCCTGTGCTCCAGTATCTGAAATTACTCTAATCTGTGGCATCATTAGCTCTCTCAtcatttttctcactttcctGTACATCCTTAGCACTTACTTCTGTGTCCTGAGTGTGGTGTTACAGGTGCCCCCAGGCTCAGGAAGGCATAAGGCTTTCTCTACTTGTGCCTCCCACCTGGCTGTGGTGTGTCTGTTCTATGGTTCAGTCATGGTGATGTACATTAGCCCAGGTTCTGGGGACTATCCTGGGATGCAGAAATTTGTGACCTTGTTCTATGCTTTGGCAACCCCATTCTTCAATCCCTTGATTTACAACTTCCGGAACAAAGATATGAAAGAGGCACTAAAGAGAATTCTGAATGTGTTATTATGGGAAATCTCTAAAGGATTCAAAAGTTGA